One Brassica napus cultivar Da-Ae chromosome C4, Da-Ae, whole genome shotgun sequence genomic region harbors:
- the LOC106396213 gene encoding uncharacterized protein LOC106396213 isoform X1: MSPAAAVEIGSPPVEKVSSFFNPSSSSAFFPESDQRSMDPSSSFHFGFEAGSGQKTKSRQKPRLVKVRKNGRKVKGASFSGESPPGFNPFAPPPSRVSVGSLHMNGESPGDKDKSFVFGAYRNSSSAKATTSPAYAAVSDEEEFSTPVGDFVFGSESTPCSESRRSDAESGKTGREACPEPCREPDIAQNGDGETRDDDSEANLFAEMNKLNINEEAREFSNAPPAFIFGSSGKGDAAAASGPCSFSSNGFRQSDNAADDQIPAFHPGATNINNFTSTTFGTETSCDGFKVPLCDPSSLKSSLFPEIGRTPVHVRSKRSSKDQRSNKVKGKKKQHEPNLCKEQTSKGNDPQEKLSSPGYSSPMDFSPYEGDKSSNQFPTETPLHPSHCSTNARDPPVFTAEDPGSIRMPQFSFSASTPQGETSTKKLHAVKKYRRKVNNLFPKKNLNTTMRNNQDKQEPASTSVMPGECEVWRLRGNQAYKNGDMRKAEECYTHGINSSSSSSDSSQNDTVKPLALCYGNRAAARISLGRLREAISDCDVAALLDPSYIKAYMRAANCYLVLGELGSAVQYFNKCIESASSICLDRRTTIESAEGLQQAQRVADYTNSASIFLEKRTPDGASDALVPITNALSISSCSEKLLQMKAEAMLMIRRYKEVIELCENTLQTAERNYVSAGPDGIGSKHQSLIVWRWNMVSKSHFYLGNLEIALDTLEKLQQMGSSRNENQEECRDSPASLVATISELLRYKNAGNEAVRAGKYTEAVEQYTAALSRNVDSRPFAAICFCNRAAANQALVQIADAIADCSLAMALDENYTKAVSRRATLHEMIRDYDQAASDLKRLISILVKQNGEKAKTSETSSADRSSTRKELKQARQRLSVMEEKSKEGIALDFFLIMGVKVSDTAADIKKAYRKAALRHHPDKAAQILVRSESEGPWLKEILEEVHKGADRLFKTIGEAYSVLSDPTKRSDYELEEEIRKAKASRESYRSRKAAEASTTSPYQTSPVRRYWRHSERTYRSTSPWW, from the exons ATGTCTCCGGCGGCGGCAGTAGAGATTGGGTCTCCTCCTGTTGAAAAGgtctcttctttcttcaacCCTTCTTCCTCCTCTGCATTTTTCCCGGAGAGTGATCAACGAAGCATGGACCCTTCCTCTTCCTTCCACTTCGGATTTGAAGCTGGTTCAGGGCAGAAGACGAAGAGCCGGCAAAAGCCGAGGCTTGTCAAAGTGAGGAAGAACGGTAGAAAGGTGAAAGGTGCCTCCTTTTCCGGCGAGTCTCCACCTGGTTTCAATCCATTTGCGCCGCCGCCAAGTAGAG TTTCTGTAGGTAGTCTCCATATGAATGGCGAGTCACCTGGGGATAAAGATAAGTCTTTTGTTTTTGGGGCTTATAGGAACAGTTCTAGTGCAAAAGCTACTACAAGTCCAGCTTATGCTGCAGTGTCTGATGAGGAGGAATTTAGCACACCTGTAGGCGACTTTGTCTTTGGTTCGGAGTCCACACCGTGTAGTGAAAGCAGACGTTCAGATGCGGAGAGTGGTAAGACTGGAAGGGAAGCTTGTCCTGAGCCTTGTAGAGAGCCTGACATTGCGCAAAATGGTGATGGTGAAACTAGAGATGATGATTCTGAAGCGAACCTGTTTGCTGAGATGAACAAGCTTAACATCAATGAGGAAGCAAGGGAATTTAGTAACGCGCCTCCTGCATTTATCTTTGGCAGCTCTGGAAAAGGCGATGCTGCGGCAGCATCAGGGCCATGTTCTTTTAGTTCCAATGGTTTTCGCCAAAGTGATAATGCAGCTGATGATCAAATACCAGCTTTTCATCCCGGTGCCACCAACATAAACAACTTCACAAGCACTACCTTTGGTACAGAAACATCCTGTGATGGTTTCAAAGTACCATTGTGTGATCCTTCTTCGCTTAAGAGCAGTCTGTTTCCGGAAATAGGCAGGACTCCAGTACATGTGAGAAGTAAGCGTTCATCCAAGGACCAGAGATCAAACAAAGTCAAGGGGAAAAAGAAACAGCATGAGCCGAATCTATGCAAGGAGCAGACTTCCAAGGGGAATGATCCTCAAGAAAAGCTCAGCTCCCCTGGATACTCCTCACCCATGGATTTTTCTCCTTATGAAGGCGACAAATCCAGCAATCAGTTTCCTACAGAAACTCCTCTTCATCCTTCACATTGCTCTACCAATGCCAGGGATCCACCTGTCTTCACGGCAGAGGATCCTGGAAGTATTCGGATGCCGCAGTTTTCTTTCTCAGCGTCCACCCCTCAGGGAGAAACATCAACTAAAAAGCTTCATGCTGTGAAGAAATATAGGAGGAAAGTTAATAACCTTTTTCCTAAGAAAAATCTTAACACTACCATGCGAAACAATCAAGATAAGCAGGAGCCAGCTTCTACATCTGTGATGCCTGGTGAATGTGAGGTTTGGCGACTAAG GGGAAATCAAGCCTACAAAAATGGTGATATGCGTAAAGCCGAGGAATGTTACACTCATGGTATTAATTCCTCCTCGTCGTCAAGTGATAGCTCGCAGAATGATACTGTAAAGCCTCTTGCGCTTTGCTATGGCAACCGCGCAGCAGCAAGGATCTCTCTTGGAAGATTGAGGGAGGCTATAAGTGACTGTGACGTGGCTGCTTTACTCGATCCAAGCTACATTAAAGCATATATGAGAGCTGCAAA TTGTTATCTTGTGCTGGGGGAACTTGGATCGGCAGTGCAGTACTTTAACAAATGCATCGAATCTGCCTCTAGCATCTGCTTGGATCGACGAACTACTATAGAATCAGCTGAAGGTTTACAGCAGGCCCAA AGGGTAGCTGACTATACGAACAGTGCATCCATATTTTTAGAGAAGAGAACACCTGATGGCGCATCTGACGCATTGGTTCCAATAACTAATGCCTTGTCAATTAGTTCATGCTCAGAGAAGCTTCTTCAGATGAAGGCGGAGGCCATGTTAATG ATCCGGCGTTATAAAGAGGTGATCGAGCTCTGTGAGAACACCCTTCAGACGGCTGAGAGGAATTATGTATCAGCAGGGCCTGATGGCATAGGGTCTAAGCATCAATCACTCATAGTTTGGAGATGGAACATGGTTTCCAAGTCGCACTTCTACTTGGGAAACCTTGAGATAGCTCTTGATACATTGGAAAAGCTGCAGCAAATGGGATCTAGCCGCAATGA GAATCAGGAAGAGTGTCGTGACTCACCAGCTTCTTTAGTGGCCACCATATCTGAACTTTTACGTTACAAG AACGCTGGCAATGAAGCTGTACGGGCAGGGAAGTATACAGAAGCAGTGGAGCAGTACACTGCTGCACTATCAAGAAACGTGGACTCACGCCCTTTTGCAGCTATTTGTTTTTGCAATCGTGCGGCTGCTAATCAAGCCTTAGTCCAGATTGCTGATGCCATTGCTGACTGTAGCCTTGCCATGGCTCTTGATGAAAACTACACAAAG GCAGTTTCCAGGAGAGCCACACTACATGAGATGATTAGAGATTATGATCAAGCAGCTAGTGATCTCAAGAGGCTTATCAGCATCCTTGTAAAACAAAATGGTGAGAAGGCAAAAACGTCAGAGACATCATCTGCTGATCGTTCAAGCACCAGGAAAGAACTAAAGCAGGCCCGTCAACGGTTGTCTGTGATGGAAGAAAAATCTAAAGAGGGCATTGCTCTTGATTTCTTCCTCATCAT GGGAGTGAAGGTATCCGACACTGCTGCTGATATCAAAAAGGCATACAGGAAAGCAGCTCTTAGGCATCACCCAGACAAG GCTGCACAGATTCTCGTCAGAAGCGAAAGCGAAGGACCGTGGTTAAAGGAGATATTAGAAGAGGTTCACAAGGGTGCGGATAGGCTCTTCAAAACGATTGGAGAGGCATATTCAGTTCTTTCTGACCCAACTAAG AGGTCGGACTATGAACTTGAGGAAGAGATTAGGAAAGCAAAGGCATCTAGAGAAAGCTACAGAAGCAGAAAGGCTGCAGAAGCAAGCACCACCTCTCCATATCAGACAAGTCCAGTCAGGCGATATTGGAGGCACAGCGAGAGGACATACAGAAGCACCTCTCCTTGGTGGTAA
- the LOC106396213 gene encoding uncharacterized protein LOC106396213 isoform X2, with amino-acid sequence MSPAAAVEIGSPPVEKVSSFFNPSSSSAFFPESDQRSMDPSSSFHFGFEAGSGQKTKSRQKPRLVKVRKNGRKVKGASFSGESPPGFNPFAPPPSRGSLHMNGESPGDKDKSFVFGAYRNSSSAKATTSPAYAAVSDEEEFSTPVGDFVFGSESTPCSESRRSDAESGKTGREACPEPCREPDIAQNGDGETRDDDSEANLFAEMNKLNINEEAREFSNAPPAFIFGSSGKGDAAAASGPCSFSSNGFRQSDNAADDQIPAFHPGATNINNFTSTTFGTETSCDGFKVPLCDPSSLKSSLFPEIGRTPVHVRSKRSSKDQRSNKVKGKKKQHEPNLCKEQTSKGNDPQEKLSSPGYSSPMDFSPYEGDKSSNQFPTETPLHPSHCSTNARDPPVFTAEDPGSIRMPQFSFSASTPQGETSTKKLHAVKKYRRKVNNLFPKKNLNTTMRNNQDKQEPASTSVMPGECEVWRLRGNQAYKNGDMRKAEECYTHGINSSSSSSDSSQNDTVKPLALCYGNRAAARISLGRLREAISDCDVAALLDPSYIKAYMRAANCYLVLGELGSAVQYFNKCIESASSICLDRRTTIESAEGLQQAQRVADYTNSASIFLEKRTPDGASDALVPITNALSISSCSEKLLQMKAEAMLMIRRYKEVIELCENTLQTAERNYVSAGPDGIGSKHQSLIVWRWNMVSKSHFYLGNLEIALDTLEKLQQMGSSRNENQEECRDSPASLVATISELLRYKNAGNEAVRAGKYTEAVEQYTAALSRNVDSRPFAAICFCNRAAANQALVQIADAIADCSLAMALDENYTKAVSRRATLHEMIRDYDQAASDLKRLISILVKQNGEKAKTSETSSADRSSTRKELKQARQRLSVMEEKSKEGIALDFFLIMGVKVSDTAADIKKAYRKAALRHHPDKAAQILVRSESEGPWLKEILEEVHKGADRLFKTIGEAYSVLSDPTKRSDYELEEEIRKAKASRESYRSRKAAEASTTSPYQTSPVRRYWRHSERTYRSTSPWW; translated from the exons ATGTCTCCGGCGGCGGCAGTAGAGATTGGGTCTCCTCCTGTTGAAAAGgtctcttctttcttcaacCCTTCTTCCTCCTCTGCATTTTTCCCGGAGAGTGATCAACGAAGCATGGACCCTTCCTCTTCCTTCCACTTCGGATTTGAAGCTGGTTCAGGGCAGAAGACGAAGAGCCGGCAAAAGCCGAGGCTTGTCAAAGTGAGGAAGAACGGTAGAAAGGTGAAAGGTGCCTCCTTTTCCGGCGAGTCTCCACCTGGTTTCAATCCATTTGCGCCGCCGCCAAGTAGAG GTAGTCTCCATATGAATGGCGAGTCACCTGGGGATAAAGATAAGTCTTTTGTTTTTGGGGCTTATAGGAACAGTTCTAGTGCAAAAGCTACTACAAGTCCAGCTTATGCTGCAGTGTCTGATGAGGAGGAATTTAGCACACCTGTAGGCGACTTTGTCTTTGGTTCGGAGTCCACACCGTGTAGTGAAAGCAGACGTTCAGATGCGGAGAGTGGTAAGACTGGAAGGGAAGCTTGTCCTGAGCCTTGTAGAGAGCCTGACATTGCGCAAAATGGTGATGGTGAAACTAGAGATGATGATTCTGAAGCGAACCTGTTTGCTGAGATGAACAAGCTTAACATCAATGAGGAAGCAAGGGAATTTAGTAACGCGCCTCCTGCATTTATCTTTGGCAGCTCTGGAAAAGGCGATGCTGCGGCAGCATCAGGGCCATGTTCTTTTAGTTCCAATGGTTTTCGCCAAAGTGATAATGCAGCTGATGATCAAATACCAGCTTTTCATCCCGGTGCCACCAACATAAACAACTTCACAAGCACTACCTTTGGTACAGAAACATCCTGTGATGGTTTCAAAGTACCATTGTGTGATCCTTCTTCGCTTAAGAGCAGTCTGTTTCCGGAAATAGGCAGGACTCCAGTACATGTGAGAAGTAAGCGTTCATCCAAGGACCAGAGATCAAACAAAGTCAAGGGGAAAAAGAAACAGCATGAGCCGAATCTATGCAAGGAGCAGACTTCCAAGGGGAATGATCCTCAAGAAAAGCTCAGCTCCCCTGGATACTCCTCACCCATGGATTTTTCTCCTTATGAAGGCGACAAATCCAGCAATCAGTTTCCTACAGAAACTCCTCTTCATCCTTCACATTGCTCTACCAATGCCAGGGATCCACCTGTCTTCACGGCAGAGGATCCTGGAAGTATTCGGATGCCGCAGTTTTCTTTCTCAGCGTCCACCCCTCAGGGAGAAACATCAACTAAAAAGCTTCATGCTGTGAAGAAATATAGGAGGAAAGTTAATAACCTTTTTCCTAAGAAAAATCTTAACACTACCATGCGAAACAATCAAGATAAGCAGGAGCCAGCTTCTACATCTGTGATGCCTGGTGAATGTGAGGTTTGGCGACTAAG GGGAAATCAAGCCTACAAAAATGGTGATATGCGTAAAGCCGAGGAATGTTACACTCATGGTATTAATTCCTCCTCGTCGTCAAGTGATAGCTCGCAGAATGATACTGTAAAGCCTCTTGCGCTTTGCTATGGCAACCGCGCAGCAGCAAGGATCTCTCTTGGAAGATTGAGGGAGGCTATAAGTGACTGTGACGTGGCTGCTTTACTCGATCCAAGCTACATTAAAGCATATATGAGAGCTGCAAA TTGTTATCTTGTGCTGGGGGAACTTGGATCGGCAGTGCAGTACTTTAACAAATGCATCGAATCTGCCTCTAGCATCTGCTTGGATCGACGAACTACTATAGAATCAGCTGAAGGTTTACAGCAGGCCCAA AGGGTAGCTGACTATACGAACAGTGCATCCATATTTTTAGAGAAGAGAACACCTGATGGCGCATCTGACGCATTGGTTCCAATAACTAATGCCTTGTCAATTAGTTCATGCTCAGAGAAGCTTCTTCAGATGAAGGCGGAGGCCATGTTAATG ATCCGGCGTTATAAAGAGGTGATCGAGCTCTGTGAGAACACCCTTCAGACGGCTGAGAGGAATTATGTATCAGCAGGGCCTGATGGCATAGGGTCTAAGCATCAATCACTCATAGTTTGGAGATGGAACATGGTTTCCAAGTCGCACTTCTACTTGGGAAACCTTGAGATAGCTCTTGATACATTGGAAAAGCTGCAGCAAATGGGATCTAGCCGCAATGA GAATCAGGAAGAGTGTCGTGACTCACCAGCTTCTTTAGTGGCCACCATATCTGAACTTTTACGTTACAAG AACGCTGGCAATGAAGCTGTACGGGCAGGGAAGTATACAGAAGCAGTGGAGCAGTACACTGCTGCACTATCAAGAAACGTGGACTCACGCCCTTTTGCAGCTATTTGTTTTTGCAATCGTGCGGCTGCTAATCAAGCCTTAGTCCAGATTGCTGATGCCATTGCTGACTGTAGCCTTGCCATGGCTCTTGATGAAAACTACACAAAG GCAGTTTCCAGGAGAGCCACACTACATGAGATGATTAGAGATTATGATCAAGCAGCTAGTGATCTCAAGAGGCTTATCAGCATCCTTGTAAAACAAAATGGTGAGAAGGCAAAAACGTCAGAGACATCATCTGCTGATCGTTCAAGCACCAGGAAAGAACTAAAGCAGGCCCGTCAACGGTTGTCTGTGATGGAAGAAAAATCTAAAGAGGGCATTGCTCTTGATTTCTTCCTCATCAT GGGAGTGAAGGTATCCGACACTGCTGCTGATATCAAAAAGGCATACAGGAAAGCAGCTCTTAGGCATCACCCAGACAAG GCTGCACAGATTCTCGTCAGAAGCGAAAGCGAAGGACCGTGGTTAAAGGAGATATTAGAAGAGGTTCACAAGGGTGCGGATAGGCTCTTCAAAACGATTGGAGAGGCATATTCAGTTCTTTCTGACCCAACTAAG AGGTCGGACTATGAACTTGAGGAAGAGATTAGGAAAGCAAAGGCATCTAGAGAAAGCTACAGAAGCAGAAAGGCTGCAGAAGCAAGCACCACCTCTCCATATCAGACAAGTCCAGTCAGGCGATATTGGAGGCACAGCGAGAGGACATACAGAAGCACCTCTCCTTGGTGGTAA